One genomic window of Paenisporosarcina antarctica includes the following:
- a CDS encoding DinB family protein: protein MRHVIAHEIHHVGQMSVWAREIGK from the coding sequence ATGCGCCACGTCATCGCACATGAAATCCATCATGTCGGTCAAATGTCTGTGTGGGCTAGGGAAATTGGGAAATAA